From the Ammospiza caudacuta isolate bAmmCau1 chromosome 1, bAmmCau1.pri, whole genome shotgun sequence genome, the window GTGCCCAGCAGTAGTCTCCCAGGCATGTGTTCTgcattaaaaatgtatatatatatttgcataaATCCATATGCCCACATTTCAGTACATTGGACCAAATTCTCCCTTGAATTATACACCACTGACTTCAACAGAATCTCCTAGGAATATACGTAAGAGTATGCAAAAATTAGATCCATCACTGCTACATAGTCTACTTTCTTTGCATTCATTTAATGGATTTTCCTTCCATTTGGCCTCATTCTTAAGTCTTTGGCAGGTTAAGAGTGAGGTAAATTATTTGGAAACATCTCATATTTATTGATCCTCCTTCACAGCATAAATTACACAATGCAGTCACATGATGTGAAAGAAGGAATTTTGTAAACatcttatttaaatattaattcagAGTTTCTAAAAACACAGGAACCTTTATCACTCCTGTGCTTCTAAAACGTTTCAAGCCTTTGATGGGGCACGAAATCTTCTATGCTGTTCTGAGCaactgatatttttttaaacaccatGCTGGTTCCTTTTCTCTCCAGTTTCCTTTTCTGCTATTTACAAATAGAACCTTATGGCTCTATGAATTCAAGAAAATGATACCTTTATATTCACTGGAATGCCATCAGACCTATTATTTTTGGGACTTTCTAGCTGCATAAATAAAATGTCAACTATCTGAATATACAGGCATAGAAATACATAGGCATTGTTTTCTACAGGCATAGAAAACAACATGAAAAGTCCATCTGTAATTAAGGAGAAATTATAGGAAAAACTGCAATTTCAATACTTCACCcagcaaaaaaaagaaatgcatgaATATTAACAAAAGCCAGTGCATTAGTTCTCCATAGAGATTGAATTAGATCTAGTTGGAACAATTAGTTataatacattaatttttttcataactGTTATAGTATATTTCTTCGTATTTATCAAATTCAGTCATTTCGCAGAAGTTCTCCTTACACAGGTGAAAATTCTTGGAATCTGTTTCCTATCACACTTGAGAGCTTTTGTTTCACACCTGCCCGAAacctgcactgctctgccacCTAGTGCTTTGAAGGAAGGTGTCTCACATCAAATGCCAGCGCAGGATGTTCAACAGAATAGATGTTTCTATACAGAAACATTTTATTAACATTTCCTCACTAAACGGGAGGACCTTGTTTTATCAGCCTCTAAGAATATCATAATTGATCACTGCCAGAGATTGTCTCTATCCCTGCAGATCTTAGTCATACACAAAACTGTTTAGCAACCTGCATCTCTGTATTTTAGGATATTACATCATCTTTATGAATCtttcaaaaatgtaaaataaatgaatttttaaataaaatccttATAGAAGAAAAAACGTAACCAAATATCACATGTATTTAATAATATGAAATTTTTAGACAAAAAAGTCTATTTTAACTTCTAGGAGGTACACAAAgaatcaaaatgaaattattggtgcataaattttttaattgtaaatgGATTCTAAAGCACAgtatttgaaacaaacagcttgcctctttttaattttaatttacacTGTTTCCAAAAGCATGCGTCTATATTAGCACTATCAcgatttatatttttataaaattacatttaaacagGGCTTATTTCAAGTAACACACCAGGCTACACGTTTTagaggaatttttattttttacaattttatttGAAGGTAATGGAGCTTGACATTGGCAGAGTTAACACGACAAAGCTATGAAAATGAGCTTTGCTCTTCTTCTGAAGGAAAAGTCATTCAAGCAAGACTGCTCTGACTTTCACTAAAGATAATTTCGTCTATGGAAAATTAACTGGTACAACATCAATTACATATACAAATCTTCAATATTTATCAGTTGGTTCTAATTTTTCTTGTAGATACCATGAATACCAAATGATTTTCCCCTCACACTCAGAAACAACTAAGAAACATTGTCAAGCACTCCTCTTGTCTGGATTGCATAAATGCCGAACAAACATAAACTGTATGGCTATGagatgaatcacagaatggttggggttggaagggacctctggagaccACCTAGTTCAAACCTCCTTCTAAAGCAGGTTCAGCTAGAGCAGTTTATGCAGTGGTAAGATCCCCACAGTCgtctcttctcaaggctgaactggcccagctccctcagcctgtcctccAGTCCCTGAATGGTCTTTGTTGAACAAGACTGGACTCCCTGGGGAGCACTGCTAGGTGCACCAGCTGGACTCTGGTGATGATCACAACACTCTGGGATCTGCCTTTCAGCCAGTCTGACCTATGCGAGTGTCGTGGAAGGCAGTGTCCAAAGCCTTGAAGTCAAGGTAGACATTACCCACTTCCCTCATTCTCCCATCCAGCCATTCCATCACACAAGGATGGCTGGCCAAGAATGATGTCACCTTGGTGGATCCATGCTGACTACTTGTCATAACCTTCTTTTTTGTCTGCACACTTGGAGATGACAATCAGACCGTTCCATCACCTTTCCAGGGATTAAGGTTAACTGACTTGTAGTTCCCTGGATCCTGTCCTCCTTCTAGTTCTTTTTGAAGTTCGAGTTCTCATGTACCTTTCCCTGATTTTACAAATAACCCTCAGCATTTGAGGATGCATCCCATAAAGTCTCATGAATTTGTGGGTGTTAAGTTTGCCTTGACACCCACAAATGCTAATCTGATACTCCTCAACACAAAATCTTTTCTCCAGACTTTTTTGCTTGCTTACAGTCAGAGACTCCTGAGGGCTGCCTTAGCAGCAAAGACTGAAGCAAAAAGAGACATTCCATAACTCCACCTTCTCTGAATCCTTTGTCACCACCAGCAGTGAGCCCATGTTTTCccaaatcttcctgctgctacTGATGTACTGGAGGGATGCCTTGTTGTTGTCCTTGATACCCCTTGCCAGATTTAATTCCAAATGGACCTTAGCCTTCCGGATCTCACTCCTGTGTACTCTGATAACATTCCTATATCCCTCGTAAGTGCCCAAGAACCCTGCCCCTTTTTTCACAAACTTCCATAAACTTCCTGTTTCTCTTTATGTTTTGCCAGAAGCTCCTTGCTCATATATACAGGTGTCTTGCCCCTTTGCTTGATTTCTTACTTGTAAGGATTCACGGATCTTGATCTTGGAGAAAGTGATGCTTATTCAGCTTTTTTCCTACAGAACTGTCAAATATTAAGATCTAAAAAGCAACTGAGTGCAATTGGCAGGGTGTAATTGGTCCTATGTGTGGACAAATCAAAGGACCCTCACCTCTCTCTAAAATACACTGTcctattttatatatttatatatataaatacaggACACTGTGGGAAAAGCATGTGTGTATCTGCCTTACTGCTTGGGTAATCTCACCTCTAATGGGTCAGTCTCATTCCATCCAGCTCTGTCAAAAGTTAGCTTTCCACATCCTGCTGGACACCTTTTATTGGCTTCACTTCTGAACAAGGAGAAAATAGACATGACTGGACTAAATCCCGCTTGGACAAATCAAATGGACTTATGTTGTTTGCTTGGATATTGTCAACTGAATGGCATCAATTTAGACTTGTCGGTTTCATTATGCCCTTACTTTGTGGAGGAAATGTAGTATCTCCACTAGCATCTGTTACTACCAGTTATGCTTCAAAGCATGAGATCCAGAgcaaggaaagcaaaagtgaAACATTCCAGCACACTCCTTAGGCAGGCATTAGGAGCTCAGCCAACTACGAGTGAAGGCTATTGTGCAAAGTGTGGTCCTGTGTCCTCCACTTTCATATTCCTACAGTCTGCCACTTTCCTGACCCTGACAGAAGATCCCTATGGGGAGATCCCCACCAAAAAGCCATGATGTAGAAAGCCAGGGAACAGTTCTAAGTTAGCACAGTTCCTTGAACCAGAAAGCGAAGGAGCACATACACTCAAGTGCCAAGGAAATAGAAGGACAACCCACACACGGATAATACTCTGCTCAAGGGAGCAGTCCCTTTGGTGGCAGAGAAATGATGAAAGGAATAGGAGAGCTCACATTATCAACAAGTGTCTCAAGGGTTGGTGTCATCAGCAGAATTTTGTGTTCTTTGATCATGGGGCAACTTTTATGGCACTTGGCCTGCTGCGACTGGATCGGCTCCATCTCTCTGTTAGGGGTAGAAGGattttagctcatgaactggTGGAACTTATTTAGAGGGCTTTAAACTAGGTTTGAAGGGCTAAGGGAATGTAGCTGGGCTCTCTGGAAGCAGGCCCAAGGATGGTAAGCCTGAGTTAGGAGTGATATCAGCAGCCCAGGTGAGGTGTGTGTATACTAATGTGTGCAGCATGGgcaacaaacaagaagagctggaggccatggtgcAGCACTGGAGCTGTGGTGTAGTTGCCATCACAGAAACATGGTGGGATGACTCACATGGCTGGAGCATTGCACTGGATGGCTATAAGCTCTTTAGAAGAGacaggaaagggagaagaggtGGAGGAGTGGCCCTTTATATTAGGGATGCCATAGGTATTGAAACTAATGATGATGAAGTTGAATACCTATGGATAAGAATTAAGGGGAAGGCCAACAAGGCTGACATCCTACTGGGAGCCTGTTATCATCCACCCAACATGGAAGAAGAGGTGGACAACTTATCCTATAAGCAGATGGAGAACGTTTCAGGATCACAAGCCCTTATTCTGGTAGGTGACTTCAACCTAccagacatctgctgggaactcaatacagcagaaaagaggCAGTCCAGAAAGTTCTTAGAGTGAGTGGAGGACAACTTTTTGTGACAGCTGGTGAGTGAGCCCACCAGGGCAGAGACTATGTTAGACCTGATGTTTGCAAACAGAGATaggctggtgggagatgtggttGGAGACTGCTTGGGGCACAGTGATCATGAATTATAGAGTTCTTGATATTTGGTGAAGTGAGGAGGAACACCAATAAGACGTTCACATTGGACTTCTGGTGGGCAGACTTTGGTCTGTTTAGGAGACTTATTCAGAGAGCTCCTAGGGAAGCAACCCTTTAAAACAAAGGAGTCCAGGAGAGGGAGGTGTGCTTCAAGcagagatcttgagggcacaggaacagactGTCCATGTGAGCCAAAAGATGAGTTGACAAGGCAAATGTCCAGCCTGGATGTGCAATGAGGTTTTGAAGGAacttagaaataaaaagaggGTGTATCATCTTTGGATGGTCTATCAGGAAATATTTAAGGGGGTTGCTAGGgcacataggaaaaaaattagagaggccaaagctcagtttgacCTTAATTTGGTGAGTTctgtaaaggataataaaaatggTTTTACAAATATATTAACAGCAAAAGGAAGGGTAAGACCAACCTTTGTTCTCTACTGGATGTGGGACGGAACTTAGTAACTGCagatgaggagaaggcagaaatgcttaatgccttctttgcctcagtctgTTACAGTAAGgtagaaaaattttaaaagaaaggccTCATAAAATCAGGTCTGCTCTGTTAAATGGATGGCTGGCCTTGTCAAGCTACCACTTTGCAAGTTCACATGTGAAAGTAATCCTGGTGTGAGCAGTTTGTTAACATAGCAATCTATTCCTGGGTGAAAAAAAACTTAACACCTGCATAAACATTAAATAAACCCCATGAGAACCAGTGAAGAAAATATGGAAACAATTGAAGAGtagagaaatttgatggacaAGTAAAATACCTTTTACTAAGCAATAAAGTAATTAGCAAGAAAGCTACTAACCAAATGGAGTCACACACAAGGTCTGTAAAACTGTATAAAAACGAGTTACTTGAATAAAGAATGGGCTTTTTCcaccatgaagaaaatggagtctTGTGTGATTTATTCCCATATCAGTCTTTAGAAGGAAGACGACTTGTCCTCAGGACTGCTGTCCTGGGTTGGCAGATggtgtcagggagcagaatggttCCCCTGTTGTCCAGGAGGAGGCAGTCAGAGAACTGCTGAGCTGCTTGGATGTTCATAAATCTCTGGGATCAGATGGGATCCATCTcagggtgaggagggagctggcaggtgaGTCTGTGAAACcgctctccatcatttaccagcaGTCTTGGCTCACTGGTGAGTtccagatgactggaagctggccatTGTGAcacccattcacaaaaaaggtGGGAAGGAAGATCCTGGTAATTCTAGGTCAGTtagcctgacctcagtacccAGTAAGGTGATGGAGCAGTTTACACTGAGCATCATCACACAGCACTtacaggatggccagggtatcagacccagccagcacgggtttaggaggggtaggtcatgtttgaccaacccaatctccttttatgaccaaGTGACCCACCTGGTGGATGAGGtctgggaaaggctgtgggtgTTGTCTGTTTGGAGTTCggcaaggcctttgacactgtctcccagagcacactcctggaaaagctgcagcccgTGGGcatggacaggagcactctgcgCTGGGTTaggaactggctggatggccgggcccagagagcGATGGTGAACGGTGCTGGCTCCAGCTGGggccagtcaccagtggtgtccctcaggggtctgtgctagGCCAGTTCTGTTCAGTACCTTCACTGATGACATGGAGGAGGGTGTTGAGTTGTTCATTAGTAAATCTGTGGATTACACTAAGCTGGGACCGTGTGTTGATCTGTTGAAAGGTAGgatggctctgcagagagacctggaatggttggatggatgggcagagtccaaTAGGATGAAGTTTAATAAGTCCAATTCtgggccctcagtttgggaaggacattgagacgcttgagtgtgtccagagggcagcaaggctggagaTGGGCTTGGAACACAATCCCTGTGAGGAAAGAGCTGGTGTTggttagcctggagaaaaggagactcaggggtgaccttataACTCTCTACAATTATGTGAAAGGTGGCTGTAGTCAGGTGGAGGTTGGTCATTtcaccaggcagcagctgacagaatgagaggacacagccttaagctgtgccaagggaaatataggttgaatattaggaaaaagtattttatgGGAAGAGTGATATGGTACTGGAATTGTCTGCCCAGGAAGatgtggagtcaccatccctggatgtggcacatggtttagttgaggtggtgttagggcatgggctggactcaatgatcttgaaggtctcttcccaTCTAGAGATTCTGTGACAGGGTTGGAGCAGGTTTGCATTTTTTGGCAGCCAAATAGCTACTCAGGGTGGCTAAGCCACAATACCAGAGTACTGTGTGTATACTGAAATCCCCaacaaaaactgaaaacagaCTTAAACCCCTAAAGCAGGGGTGCTGCTGTGTGGCTAAAACCAAAGTGAAAAcccaggcaggtgctgcagctgcacctcTGAAGGGCACCAGTGGAGagtggaggcagagctgctccctctctgcccaggaCTCCAGCCGACGGCACCATGCCTGCTCGTGGTTTTCCAAGCACACACACTGACCACCCAGACTACTGAACAGCTGCATAGAAACAGCTTTGACCCCTGCCACATTTACAGCCATTACATTTCAGTTTGAATATTTCAGGTTGAATATTCAACCTTCATCCagtgcagaaaaaaatgcaaatactaTGTGGCAACCACTATTCTGCTCAAACCTAGGACTATCACAAATTATCTCAAACAGCAACATTGTGGAGAGATCCACACAAAGGAAATAACCAAGTAACTGCATTGTTCCTTGCAAATATCCTTTGTTTCTGATCAATAATATcacttttaaacatttttccaCCTCCAAAGGAGCAGTAGCCAAAACCAGAAAGCAAATTTCCCTGGGACACTTAACAAACTTTATTGTACATCTCTGAACTTAGAAGATGTTATTTATAAAACCAGCACATAATAGGACATTAGCATACAAATTGTTCAGGGTATGGTACACAGATAtgcaaacccaaggcagatccTGATTTCTCTCTGTTGACTGCTGTGATGTATCATCACTGAGAAGCATTTCCCACTGCATGCTGGAGAAACAGTGCCTGACTGGAAAATCACATGGCACAACAAAAATTTAAACAGGCTTCCCAAAAGTTCAGAGGAGTGCTGTTCACACTGAGTGAAcgagaaaaaaaattctggaaaatcaTGAATTCTCTTCCTGCAGCAACTGTTTTGCTACCATTAATTCTACAGCATCAATTTTGAACAAACCAAGATGGACGCTTCCTGGCTCTTTCAATGATCCGCTTGCCTTCAtctttttctgtgggtttttctcCTTCATAAAGGACAACAGTCTCTACAGTTGGAGCATTAAATGGCCCTCCTTCTTTCTTGTATATTTCCATCCGGATCAGTCGAGTTTCTTCTTTGACCTTTGCGTAACAATAGCCACAAAGGACGTGTTTCTGCTTCAAGTTTCCACATTCAGGACAAACATCTATGTTCCTCTAAAATGACagtggaaaacaggaaaattcatAATTTgaatagcagaaaaaaagaaacagggcaaaataaaaatatacaaataaaaatgttaaattagAGAAATTCACCTACCATTTCAAAATGTATTCCTCTACATAACTTTTCTGTAATGTGTTGCTATGTCAAATGCTTACTACTAAGAACAGCCTCTAAATTCAGTATTTAAGTCATTATGCTTAATTATGTTTGGAAGACTAAAGACCTATAGACTCAATTAGATGCACAGAAAATGTAGGCCTTTCCCATTTACATTGTCTGTTCAgccaaaattcacattttgttGGCTTGCACCTCAAATGTCACTGTTTATTTAACCTCTGACTACTGTCACACATGGTGAATTACAAAGGAATTACAAAGGATTTATAAAGGATTTTAAAGATTACAGTATCTTTTAAGCTTATTGACTTACAAACAAACTCCAGAGAGCTTTTTACAGTCAGTTCTTCCCTCTGCAATGATTCTCCAAAACAAGGGCTTTGCTGCTCACCTTTATTTCTATGAGCTTGCTGGGGTTCCTCCGCCTGCAGCGGTTCACCTCGATGGTGCGCCTCTGCTTGGGCGCCGCCATCCACACCACGCTCTCTGGCAGGCTGGGCGCCCCAGCATCACCGATCCCTTGTGGAACAAGGGCTGGACCTTGCACAGCGAGTGCGGGTCctgcaggagaaaggaaaaagaggggcGTGATTGTCCCACTCCGCTCTGTACAGGTGCAGCCTCCCCTTGAATACcgtgtgcagttttgggcaccacaacATCAGAAGCATATAAAGCTCTTACAGAGCATTCAAAGGAATGGAATGCTCTGTATACAcgaggatggtgaagggcctggaggagaagccatacaagcagcagctgaggctaTTTcatctgttcagcctggaggagattGAGGGGAGACCACATCACATTCTACAAcctcctcatgaggggaaggagaggggcaggcactgatctcttctctgtggtgacaggaTTCAAGAGCATGGCATGAAGCTGAGTCAAGGGAGATTTAGCTCAGACATTGGGAAAaagttcttcccccagagggtgtctgggcactggagcaggctccccagggaagtggtcagagctccaagcctgacagagttcaggaAGCGTTAGGAAAACGCTCTCAGGGACacggtgtgactcttgggggtgtcctgtgcagggctgagttggacttgatgatccttgtgcgCCCCTTCCCGCTCAGCATAATATGTGATTCTGTGAGAAAGAAATTCCTCACAGCCAAGCCCCATTTACGTGCGGTCGAGCAAACACGACACGGATGCTGCCGTCACTCCCGAAGCAAGGCCAGAGcggcgcccccgccccgctccctcACTGACCCCAGCGCCCTCCGCCCTTCAGACGTAAAACGAGTCCCTCAGCCCCGACATCGGCCTCTCACAAAATCACACAATCGATGGACTTGGAAGGGGCCTCTGAGGTCATCtactccaaacccttcccaaagCAGGTGAAACGGGAACGCGTCCAGTTCCTTCAGCTGGGCGGAGAAGAGCCCGGAACCTACCCCAGGGCGGGCTCTGGCCCCCGAAGATTCCCGGCCAGAGGCCGCGCTCCAGCCGCCCCCAGCAGCGCTGCAGCAGAGCGCGAAGCCGCGGCAAGGGAGAGCGGACCAGGACCAGCACCGCCATAACCCCACACGGCCCCGCCGAGCCCTCGGGGGAGGCGACCCTCTTCCTGAGCCTTCTGGGAAACCGAGTGCCCTCAGCCTGTCACGACAGTACAGGGAGACAGGACCAGGACTCCaagtcccagcacagccctcgCTACCGGGAGGGCGGGGCAGTGTAGGGCGGATGGAGGACTCAAACTCCCAGCATGCCTCACGGCGTGCCTCGCCGCCAACCGCATCCCAGGACGCTCAGGCAGAGGCCACCACGCCGCCAATCAGCGCGCTCGCTGTGCCTTAGCGCTgggagcgggagcggcgccCGCGCCTGCGCCCAGGAGCCGGCGCGGGGAGCGCAGGGGCTGGTGGCAAAATGGCGGAGCGCGGCTACAGCTTCTCTCTCACCACCTTCAGGTGCCGGGGCAGGGACGGCTGTGGGCTCGTGGGCAGAGGCGGGGGGGCTGCCGGGCCAGCGGGAGAACGGCGCGCAGCCTGAGCGGAGCGGCCTGCCGGCAGCGGCGAGGCAGGACCGAGGGGGCGCTTTGCAGAGTCATCGGGCCTGCGAGCGCTGGGGGACAGCGGGGGCTCTACCCGGA encodes:
- the MRPL32 gene encoding large ribosomal subunit protein bL32m, coding for MAVLVLVRSPLPRLRALLQRCWGRLERGLWPGIFGGQSPPWGPALAVQGPALVPQGIGDAGAPSLPESVVWMAAPKQRRTIEVNRCRRRNPSKLIEIKRNIDVCPECGNLKQKHVLCGYCYAKVKEETRLIRMEIYKKEGGPFNAPTVETVVLYEGEKPTEKDEGKRIIERARKRPSWFVQN